Proteins encoded by one window of Streptacidiphilus sp. PB12-B1b:
- the pdhA gene encoding pyruvate dehydrogenase (acetyl-transferring) E1 component subunit alpha: MTVLDHPAAQTWPPDAHAPRRDPAPLLPDAEPVRVLGTKALAEADPELLRELYRRLVVGRRYNQQATTLTKQGSLAVYPSSTGQEACQIAAATALRATDWLFPSYRDTLAVVSRGVDPLEALTLLRGNAHSGYDPYEHRIAPLSTPLATQAPHAVGLAHAARLRGEDTVALALVGDGGTSEGDFHEALNFAGVLNAPVVFLVQNNGYAISVPLSKQSAAPTLAHKAVGYGIHGRLVDGNDAVAVHSVLSDAVAHARSGKGPVLVEAITYRLEAHTNADDAGRYRTPDEVAGWQQRDPLPLMERHLREAGVLGDAEVEQAAAEAEALADRMRAMFHVKPELDPLSLFTHVYAEPTPQLREQAAQLAAELAADAEAGAR; this comes from the coding sequence ATGACCGTGCTGGACCACCCCGCCGCACAGACATGGCCACCGGACGCCCACGCCCCCCGCCGCGACCCCGCACCCCTGCTCCCGGACGCGGAGCCGGTGCGCGTCCTCGGCACGAAGGCGCTCGCCGAGGCCGATCCCGAGCTGCTGCGCGAGCTGTACCGCCGGCTGGTCGTCGGACGCCGCTACAACCAGCAGGCCACCACCCTCACCAAGCAGGGCAGCCTCGCCGTCTACCCCTCCTCCACCGGGCAGGAGGCCTGCCAGATCGCGGCCGCCACGGCGCTGCGGGCCACCGACTGGCTGTTCCCCAGCTACCGCGACACCCTGGCCGTGGTCTCCCGGGGCGTGGACCCGCTGGAGGCGCTGACCCTGCTGCGCGGCAACGCGCACAGCGGCTACGACCCCTACGAGCACCGGATCGCGCCGCTCAGCACCCCGTTGGCCACCCAGGCCCCGCACGCGGTGGGCCTCGCCCACGCCGCCCGGCTGCGCGGGGAGGACACCGTCGCGCTGGCCCTGGTCGGCGACGGCGGCACCAGCGAGGGCGACTTCCACGAGGCCCTCAACTTCGCCGGGGTCCTCAACGCCCCGGTGGTCTTCCTGGTGCAGAACAACGGCTACGCCATCTCCGTGCCGCTGTCCAAGCAGTCCGCCGCCCCGACCCTGGCCCACAAGGCCGTCGGCTACGGCATCCACGGCCGCCTGGTGGACGGCAACGACGCGGTGGCCGTGCACAGCGTGCTCAGCGACGCCGTCGCCCACGCCCGCTCCGGCAAGGGGCCGGTGCTGGTCGAGGCCATCACCTACCGGCTGGAGGCGCACACCAACGCCGACGACGCCGGCCGCTACCGCACCCCGGACGAGGTCGCCGGCTGGCAGCAGCGCGACCCGCTGCCGCTGATGGAGCGGCACCTGCGCGAGGCCGGGGTGCTCGGCGATGCCGAGGTGGAGCAGGCCGCCGCCGAGGCCGAGGCGCTGGCCGACCGGATGCGGGCGATGTTTCACGTGAAACCCGAGCTGGACCCGTTGAGCCTGTTCACCCACGTCTACGCCGAGCCCACACCCCAGCTGCGCGAGCAGGCCGCCCAGCTGGCCGCCGAGCTGGCCGCCGACGCCGAAGCGGGTGCCCGATGA
- a CDS encoding Lrp/AsnC family transcriptional regulator, which produces MPSEHLAGSGDARPARASARPPLPPLTAGPAAEWVAERARQRSASVPGRAGTARPGAGGAAGHAPTGPRAPGRDHAPEQPVPQPPAGEGGEQRPLDRIDRAIVRLLQQDGRASVRSVAERVHVSRANAYARIARMVDDGVIRGFTARVDHERAGQAASAYITLKIVQNSWRTVRGQLLELPGVEHIALVSGEFDVLMLVHTVDNRALRELVLNRIQSIPEVLGTHTLLVFDETDRTPVLPD; this is translated from the coding sequence ATGCCCAGTGAACATTTGGCCGGATCCGGCGACGCGCGTCCGGCCCGTGCCAGCGCCCGGCCGCCGCTGCCGCCGCTGACCGCCGGACCGGCGGCGGAGTGGGTGGCCGAGCGGGCCCGCCAGCGCTCGGCCTCGGTGCCGGGCCGGGCGGGGACGGCCCGGCCGGGCGCGGGCGGGGCGGCGGGCCATGCGCCGACCGGGCCGCGCGCCCCCGGCCGCGACCACGCCCCGGAGCAGCCGGTGCCGCAGCCCCCGGCCGGCGAGGGCGGCGAGCAGCGCCCGCTGGACCGGATCGACCGGGCGATCGTGCGGCTGCTGCAGCAGGACGGCCGGGCCTCGGTGCGCTCGGTGGCGGAGCGGGTGCACGTCTCCCGCGCCAACGCCTACGCGCGGATCGCGCGGATGGTGGACGACGGGGTGATCCGCGGGTTCACCGCCCGGGTGGACCACGAGCGGGCCGGGCAGGCCGCGTCCGCGTACATCACCCTGAAGATCGTGCAGAACTCCTGGCGGACGGTGCGCGGGCAGCTGCTGGAGCTGCCGGGGGTGGAGCACATCGCGCTGGTGAGCGGCGAGTTCGATGTGCTGATGCTGGTGCACACGGTCGACAACCGGGCGCTGCGGGAGCTGGTGCTGAACCGGATCCAGAGCATCCCGGAGGTGCTGGGCACGCACACGCTGCTGGTGTTCGACGAGACCGACCGGACGCCGGTGCTGCCGGACTGA
- a CDS encoding TetR/AcrR family transcriptional regulator, which produces MVDKNPARQRRDSYTVETLLAVTVQVFNERGYDGTSMEDLSRAAGISKSSIYHHVRGKEELLNLAVGRALDGLFAILDEPAAAEGPAADRLEHVVRRTTEVLIAELPYVTLLLRVRGNTDAEKWALQRRREFDHHVAELLAAAVRSGELRSDVDPRLATRLIFGMVNSLVEWYRPETDGRSPQQIADAVVELSLSGLHAPRG; this is translated from the coding sequence ATGGTCGACAAGAACCCGGCACGCCAGCGACGCGACAGCTACACCGTCGAGACGCTGCTCGCCGTGACCGTGCAGGTCTTCAACGAGCGCGGCTACGACGGCACCTCCATGGAGGACCTCTCCCGGGCCGCCGGCATCAGCAAGTCGTCCATCTACCACCACGTCCGGGGCAAGGAGGAGCTGCTCAACCTGGCCGTCGGACGCGCCCTGGACGGCCTGTTCGCCATCCTGGACGAGCCCGCCGCCGCCGAGGGCCCCGCCGCCGACCGGCTGGAGCACGTCGTCCGGCGCACCACCGAGGTGCTGATCGCCGAGCTGCCCTACGTCACGCTGCTGCTGCGGGTGCGCGGCAACACCGACGCGGAGAAGTGGGCGCTGCAACGGCGGCGCGAGTTCGACCACCACGTGGCCGAGCTGCTGGCGGCCGCCGTCCGCTCCGGCGAGCTGCGCTCGGACGTGGACCCCCGGCTGGCCACCCGGCTGATCTTCGGCATGGTCAACTCGCTGGTGGAGTGGTACCGCCCGGAGACCGACGGCCGGTCGCCGCAGCAGATCGCCGACGCCGTGGTCGAGCTCAGCCTCAGCGGCCTGCACGCCCCCCGGGGCTGA